A genome region from Lucilia cuprina isolate Lc7/37 chromosome 3, ASM2204524v1, whole genome shotgun sequence includes the following:
- the LOC111685313 gene encoding uncharacterized protein LOC111685313 — protein sequence MAKKGGKDKGAKGKDKKGKKGKAEVKPKEPEVEKKEEPKEEKKDEPKPEIKEKVIDEPCLFNCAQDKVTYRPNSYPGLLGQPKTMAVVGSECGSYDSLCKLLHSAFRCADRVYAMVPWGNYVAVRAHDGNKMTYFLFDGCTCNVNRFRYLDLTCGTAGLLYFEEMHKMINYIIMSRSRREEIKNLKRCVVDDVCKEMYGTNHI from the coding sequence atggCCAAAAAGGGTGGAAAGGATAAAGGTGCCAAAGGCAAAGACAAAAAAGGTAAAAAGGGCAAAGCTGAGGTAAAACCAAAAGAACCTGAAGTCGAGAAGAAAGAAGAgccaaaagaagaaaaaaaggatGAACCTAAACCAGAAATCAAGGAGAAAGTCATCGATGAACCCTGCTTATTCAATTGTGCTCAGGATAAAGTTACCTACAGGCCCAACTCTTACCCGGGACTGTTGGGGCAACCCAAAACAATGGCAGTTGTAGGTTCAGAATGTGGCAGTTATGATAGTTTATGTAAGCTCTTACATTCCGCCTTTCGTTGTGCCGATCGTGTTTATGCCATGGTACCATGGGGCAACTATGTTGCCGTGCGCGCTCACGATGGAAATAAAATGACATATTTTCTCTTCGATGGCTGTACGTGCAATGTAAATCGTTTTCGTTATCTGGATTTAACTTGCGGTACTGCTGGTCTCTTGTATTTTGAGGAAATGCATAAGatgataaattatattataatgtcTAGATCACGGAGAGAAGAAATCAAGAACTTAAAACGCTGTGTGGTCGATGATGTGTGCAAGGAAATGTATGGTACAAATCATATTTAG